A genomic window from Salvelinus sp. IW2-2015 linkage group LG13, ASM291031v2, whole genome shotgun sequence includes:
- the LOC111972074 gene encoding protein shisa-like-1a isoform X1 translates to MTVTSRQSFNVLTVIFLLLSTAALSANFRVCEPYSDHKGRYHFGFHCPRLSDNKTYMFCCHHNNTAFKYCCKETEFQTVMQVNLTTTTDGFKHNNYTALVGVWIYGFFVMVLLALDFLYYSAMNYELCRVYLEKWGLGGRWLKKARSQWHRPVPGEESETQNQAQGHPMALSHHHPRHSLRGEGQSPTLLPYHTPTVW, encoded by the exons ATGACTGTCACCAGCCGGCAGTCCTTCAATGTCCTGACGGTCATCTTCCTCCTGCTGTCCACCGCAG CTCTATCAGCTAATTTCAGAGTGTGTGAACCATATTCCGACCACAAGGGGCGCTACCACTTTGGTTTCCACTGCCCTCGTCTCTCTGACAACAAGACCTACATGTTCTGCTGTCACCACAACAACACAGCCTTCAAGTACTGCTGTAAGGAGACTGAGTTCCAGACGGTCATGCAGGtcaacctcaccaccaccacagacGGCTTCAAACACAA TAACTACACAGCCCTGGTAGGAGTGTGGATCTATGGCTTCTTCGTCATGGTGCTGCTAGCCCTGGACTTCCTCTACTACTCGGCCATGAACTATGAGCTGTGTCGGGTTTACCTGGAGAAGTGGGGTCTGGGAGGGCGCTGGCTGAAGAAGGCTAGGAGCCAGTGGCACCGGCCGGtcccaggagaggagagtgagacccAGAACCAGGCCCAGGGTCACCCCATGGCCCTCAGCCACCACCACCCCAGACACAGCCTCCGAGGCGAGGGCCAGAGCCCCACGCTCCTCCCCTACCACACACCGACCGTCTGGTGA
- the LOC111972074 gene encoding protein shisa-like-1a isoform X2 — protein MTVTSRQSFNVLTVIFLLLSTAALSANFRVCEPYSDHKGRYHFGFHCPRLSDNKTYMFCCHHNNTAFKYCCKETEFQTVMQVNLTTTTDGFKHNNYTALVGVWIYGFFVMVLLALDFLYYSAMNYELCRVYLEKWGLGGRWLKKARSQWHRPVPGEESETQNQAQGHPMALSHHHPRHSLRGEGQSPTLLPYHTPTV, from the exons ATGACTGTCACCAGCCGGCAGTCCTTCAATGTCCTGACGGTCATCTTCCTCCTGCTGTCCACCGCAG CTCTATCAGCTAATTTCAGAGTGTGTGAACCATATTCCGACCACAAGGGGCGCTACCACTTTGGTTTCCACTGCCCTCGTCTCTCTGACAACAAGACCTACATGTTCTGCTGTCACCACAACAACACAGCCTTCAAGTACTGCTGTAAGGAGACTGAGTTCCAGACGGTCATGCAGGtcaacctcaccaccaccacagacGGCTTCAAACACAA TAACTACACAGCCCTGGTAGGAGTGTGGATCTATGGCTTCTTCGTCATGGTGCTGCTAGCCCTGGACTTCCTCTACTACTCGGCCATGAACTATGAGCTGTGTCGGGTTTACCTGGAGAAGTGGGGTCTGGGAGGGCGCTGGCTGAAGAAGGCTAGGAGCCAGTGGCACCGGCCGGtcccaggagaggagagtgagacccAGAACCAGGCCCAGGGTCACCCCATGGCCCTCAGCCACCACCACCCCAGACACAGCCTCCGAGGCGAGGGCCAGAGCCCCACGCTCCTCCCCTACCACACACCGACCGTCTG